The following proteins come from a genomic window of Asterias amurensis chromosome 15, ASM3211899v1:
- the LOC139948396 gene encoding uncharacterized protein produces MSAMEHQFNGERVTNSQRGSPSPDLVGMPEQVLPDRIQTAHNGIRGGTRRKWSKNDNKIAMECYIKSEPDKRGYRRRMISLWQDKGMFEVSEQRLADQISTIKRNQWLTNVEIEEMRRIVQAESDGTDMVNHQIPEEAAASLQSEDEVNQPGVRDGQDDDGIDDEEGVEFTEEEVQIKARLQEVMEAAKGSNGWSIPALRRVPRKRLTEMSAVVSKVLGSVSTNNLSETNRLIFAGAVVVGEKLGVKVSQQGNSTPWWKRRLEGQIKDLRRDLSRIEQMNKGLLNSSDLRNTIMTKYNVKRKGASVVIEEIKQRVKAKAAKVKRYDDRVRQFHQNRLFSTNQRQLFKELDGKADSTQAGPRPTEAKTFWGGIWDKPVKHNRQAAWLTDVKDELRGVQQQEGFQIDVDKVKRQIKKVPNWKAPGLDHVHGYWLKNFRSLHERMALQLQDCLVQGKVPSWMTEAKTVLIMKDVKKGNIASNYRPITCLPVMYKLFTSMIAEDLYRHMDDQQLFPEEQKGCKKRSRGTKDQLIIDKAVLKDCRSRKTNLAMAWIDYKKAYDMVSHTWIMECLDMVGVADAVKRLLGESMKTWRTNLTANDDNLGKVCIRRGIFQGDSLSPLLFVLALMPLSMILRKVSAGYVMKKDGCKINHLLFMDDLKLFAKNEAEIDSLVQTVRIFSDDIGMQFGLEKCASMTMKRGKRVHSDGIALPDGAQLRALGEEESYRYLGVLESDHVLHEESKVRLKAEYIRRVKKCLKSKLNGGEHD; encoded by the coding sequence ATGAGTGCTATGGAGCATCAATTCAACGGTGAAAGAGTGACAAACTCCCAGAGAGGAAGTCCTTCACCCGATCTGGTTGGTATGCCTGAGCAGGTGCTACCAGATCGTATCCAAACTGCTCACAACGGGATTCGTGGTGGAACCAGGAGAAAATGGAGTAAGAACGATAACAAAATTGCAATGGAATGTTATATTAAGAGTGAGCCGGACAAGAGAGGATACAGAAGGAGAATGATAAGCCTATGGCAAGATAAAGGAATGTTTGAGGTTAGTGAGCAGCGCCTTGCAGACCAGATAAGTACTATCAAACGGAACCAGTGGTTAACCAATGTGGAAATTGAGGAGATGAGGAGGATAGTACAAGCTGAAAGTGATGGAACAGATATGGTTAACCACCAAATACCGGAGGAGGCGGCTGCTAGCTTACAGAGTGAAGATGAGGTGAACCAGCCAGGGGTGCGAGATGGTCAGGATGATGATGGCATCGACGATGAGGAGGGCGTAGAGTTCACGGAGGAGGAGGTGCAGATTAAGGCTAGGCTTCAAGAGGTGATGGAAGCGGCGAAAGGGTCAAACGGGTGGAGTATTCCAGCTTTGCGCCGGGTCCCAAGGAAAAGGCTGACAGAAATGTCAGCCGTGGTAAGTAAAGTCCTTGGGTCGGTAAGTACGAATAATTTATCGGAAACTAACCGTCTTATTTTTGCAGGGGCAGTTGTAGTAGGGGAAAAGTTAGGGGTAAAGGTGTCTCAACAAGGGAACAGTACACCATGGTGGAAACGTCGGCTGGAGGGTCAGATTAAAGATTTGCGAAGAGATCTCAGTAGAATAGAACAAATGAATAAGGGTTTATTGAATAGTTCAGACTTAAGGAATACAATTATGACAAAGTACAACGTCAAACGTAAGGGTGCGAGTGTTGTAATAGAGGAGATCAAGCAGAGGGTTAAGGCTAAGGCTGCAAAAGTGAAGAGGTATGACGACAGGGTTAGGCAATTTCACCAGAATAGATTATTTAGCACCAATCAGCGTCAGTTATTTAAGGAATTGGATGGGAAGGCTGACAGTACGCAAGCGGGCCCGAGACCAACAGAGGCAAAAACTTTCTGGGGTGGTATTTGGGACAAACCAGTAAAACATAACCGACAAGCGGCATGGCTAACAGATGTGAAAGATGAATTGAGAGGGGTACAACAGCAAGAAGGGTTCCAGATTGACGTGGACAAGGTTAAGAGACAGATAAAGAAGGTGCCAAATTGGAAAGCCCCGGGTCTGGACCACGTGCATGGGTACTGGTTGAAGAACTTCCGTAGTTTGCATGAGCGAATGGCCCTACAATTGCAAGACTGTCTAGTACAGGGTAAGGTCCCATCTTGGATGACTGAGGCAAAAACGGTGCTGATTATGAAGGATGTCAAGAAAGGTAACATTGCCAGTAACTATAGACCAATCACGTGCTTACCTGTGATGTATAAACTCTTCACCAGTATGATTGCAGAAGACCTGTACCGCCATATGGATGACCAACAGTTGTTTCCGGAGGAGCAGAAAGGCTGTAAGAAGCGGTCCAGAGGTACGAAGGATCAACTTATCATCGATAAGGCTGTACTGAAGGACTGCAGGAGCAGAAAGACTAATTTGGCAATGGCATGGATTGACTACAAGAAGGCGTATGACATGGTATCGCACACATGGATAATGGAATGTCTGGATATGGTTGGAGTGGCTGATGCAGTAAAACGTCTTTTAGGTGAGAGCATGAAGACGTGGCGAACAAATCTGACAGCCAACGATGATAATCTGGGCAAGGTATGCATAAGAAGAGGTATTTTCCAAGGGGACTCTCTGTCTCCGCTGCTGTTTGTTCTTGCACTGATGCCCCTGTCGATGATTCTAAGGAAGGTGAGTGCAGGTTATGTAATGAAGAAGGACGGATGCAAGATCAACCATCTGCTTTTTATGGACGATTTGAAGTTGTTTGCGAAGAATGAGGCCGAGAtcgactctttggtgcaaaccGTCAGGATTTTCAGTGATGACATTGGGATGCAGTTCGGTCTGGAGAAATGTGCTTCAATGACCATGAAGAGGGGGAAGAGGGTACATTCCGATGGCATTGCTCTGCCTGATGGTGCACAGTTGAGGGCTTTGGGTGAGGAGGAGAGTTATCGGTATCTTGGTGTTCTTGAATCGGACCATGTCCTTCACGAGGAATCAAAGGTAAGGCTGAAGGCAGAATACATCAGGcgtgtaaaaaaatgtttgaagtctAAACTAAACGGGGGGGAACATGATTAA